gagcaccggatggggctctctgctcagcggggagcctgctccccgctctctctctctgcctgcccctttgcctacctttaatctctctctgtgtcaaataaataaataaaatcttttaaaaaattaaaaagctctaCCATGTGAGGATATCAGTAAAGGTATCCTTTGAGGAGTGCTGGCTATTTATAATCAGGTTCTCTTCATTTGGTATCTTGAAAGGGTGTCATAATCTTTCTGTAGTTTTTCCAATTCAGAGTTCATGAGCTTCTTGGTGACAGACCCAGACTTACTAATTCCACACCAGaatgaaatataaacaaatgccAACCTCTTCATTTATAATGTTAGCTATCCTTTCCAGAGAGCCGAGTGGCCCCTCTTTTGAAGCTGAAATGGTCTTGATCAGTTGCTTGGTAATTGTGGTATTAGGAAAGGGAAGTAGAGCATAACAAGAATGGCAATGTTTATGTAAAGCGTGCAATGCATCAAGCACTATTTTGAAAACTTTACTTGTATTAACTTCTCACAGCAATCTTACAAGGTGAGGGTTTGCTGCAAAGTATGGGCTCTGACCTAGTGTGAAATGGTTTGGGTGATGTTTTATCTGTATACAAGGGGGTACCTCAAAATATCTCTTCACCACAACAGGGACTCTCCGTGTACCTTGGACCCATACTCCCATGGAAGAGCTATATGAACTATGACCGATTTCTGAACCCTATTTCTAAGaccactttttctttctcctgagaCTGTGTTTCTTTGATCTGTTCATGCTCTTGATTGAGATAAAATAAAGTCACTAATATGGGTCCTGTCAGTCTTCTTGTCCTGGCCATCTTGAGTTGATTGAATAGGCTCAATCCTTAGGAACTCTGCCATTTgattagcaaatttttttttaaagattttatttatttatttgacagagatcacaagtaggcagagaggcaggcagagagagagagagagagagaggaggaggaagcaggctccctgctgagcagagagcccgatgcgggactcaatcccaggaccctgggatcatgacctgagccgaaggcagaggctttaacccactgagccacccaggcgtccctgattagCAAATGTTAATGATGCTTTGTTTGTTCCAGATCCTGGGCTAAGCCCTGGGAAAGAGAAATGAATCAGACATAAGTCCCGATTGGCACTTTGTCTACAATAAAGTTGGGTTTCTTAATGTTTGAAGGTAGCTCAACAAGTCACAACCAGGcaccttctttaatttttatcttccttCAGTCTGTGATTCTTGCCTTTCCAGTGGGTAATGCAATGGAATGGGGTGGCACTTGTGGTTTCAGTTCTGGTTGTGGCCTCCTGTGCTCTGGTGGCCTCACTCAGAGGCCCTGCCCCAGCCTGTTAACTTGAGGAAAGCCCTCTTCACATCTTTGTTTCTAAGGCTATAGATGATGGGATTGAGAAATGCAGAGATAACATTGTAGAACAGAGCCAGTTTCttgtccctctctggggaggCATTGGCCCTGGGGTTCATGTACATAAACATGGCAGGTCCACAGAACATGGTGACCACAGTGATGTGGGAGGCACAGGTGGAGAAGGCCTTGAGTCGACCCTGGGTTGAGCGGATCTTCAAGATGGTGGCAAAGATGCAGACATAAGAAGCCAGAATGAAGGAAAGGGGTACCAGGAGAAGGATGAAGCCCAGGATGAAATCCACTTGGTCATTGAGGGATGTGTCTGCACAGGCCAGCTTCAAAACAGCAGGGACCTCGCAGAAGAAGTGATTGATCTCATTGGGGCCACAGTAGGGCAGACGCATTGTGAAGACAGTGTAGACTAGGGAACAGCTGATTCCCCACAATCCACAAAAGACCACCATTGACCCACACAGCCATGGGGTCATGATAATCTTGTACCTGAGTGGATAACAGATGGCTACATATCTGTCATAGGCCA
This Neovison vison isolate M4711 chromosome 2, ASM_NN_V1, whole genome shotgun sequence DNA region includes the following protein-coding sequences:
- the LOC122899848 gene encoding olfactory receptor 2A12-like gives rise to the protein MQNFPWDNHSFVSEFILLGFSRDPYINVILFNIFFFLYLSTLVGNGLIVTLIHMDSHLHTPMYFFLSVLSMLDMSYVTTTVPQMLVHLICQKKTISYVGCVAQMYIFLVLGITEGWLFSVMAYDRYVAICYPLRYKIIMTPWLCGSMVVFCGLWGISCSLVYTVFTMRLPYCGPNEINHFFCEVPAVLKLACADTSLNDQVDFILGFILLLVPLSFILASYVCIFATILKIRSTQGRLKAFSTCASHITVVTMFCGPAMFMYMNPRANASPERDKKLALFYNVISAFLNPIIYSLRNKDVKRAFLKLTGWGRASE